Proteins encoded in a region of the Altererythrobacter ishigakiensis genome:
- the tpiA gene encoding triose-phosphate isomerase, whose amino-acid sequence MAERPYIVGNWKMNGTRAMLSEARTIDRAAQRHMKVEVAIAPPYTLIHAVHREVEQIGVGAQDCHPGLGGAFTGDISAPMVADAGAKFVIVGHSERRQGHGESNALVREKAQAALDAGMRVIMCCGEDSKTREGGKAVSFVTKQLKASLPEMEDAGERLTVAYEPIWAIGTGNTATTDDIAAMHAEIRKLLVKLYGEEQGSGVRILYGGSVNPDNAREILSTPEVGGALVGGASLTADSFMGIALAAGDPPEG is encoded by the coding sequence ATGGCCGAGCGGCCTTATATTGTTGGCAATTGGAAAATGAACGGCACGCGCGCAATGCTATCTGAAGCGCGAACAATCGATCGTGCAGCTCAGCGACATATGAAGGTTGAGGTGGCGATAGCGCCCCCATACACTTTGATTCATGCTGTTCATCGCGAAGTCGAACAGATTGGTGTCGGTGCACAGGACTGTCATCCCGGCTTGGGCGGCGCATTCACCGGCGATATTTCGGCCCCCATGGTGGCCGATGCAGGGGCAAAATTCGTCATCGTTGGGCATAGTGAGCGCCGACAGGGCCATGGCGAGAGTAATGCACTTGTGCGGGAAAAGGCACAGGCTGCACTTGATGCAGGCATGCGTGTAATCATGTGCTGCGGCGAAGATTCCAAGACGCGTGAAGGTGGCAAGGCAGTCTCTTTCGTGACAAAGCAGCTGAAAGCGTCGCTGCCAGAGATGGAAGATGCCGGAGAGCGATTGACCGTTGCGTATGAACCGATTTGGGCGATTGGTACGGGCAATACGGCCACGACCGATGATATCGCGGCGATGCATGCTGAGATTCGCAAACTGTTGGTCAAGCTCTATGGCGAAGAGCAGGGATCGGGAGTGCGCATTCTTTACGGCGGCTCGGTCAATCCCGACAACGCGCGAGAGATCCTCTCGACCCCTGAAGTCGGTGGCGCGCTCGTCGGCGGTGCTAGCCTGACCGCAGACAGCTTTATGGGTATTGCGCTGGCTGCAGGCGATCCGCCTGAAGGTTAA
- the secG gene encoding preprotein translocase subunit SecG, translating to MSLFLFLTVVQAIVAAALVGVILMQRSEGGGLGIGGGSPGGLMGARGAADFLTRSTRWLAIAFVALSITLAAVAVETAGGDEISTTLDRSVAPADPLSPAADPLAPAQDAPASDDPLSGATE from the coding sequence ATGTCGTTATTTCTCTTCCTGACTGTCGTCCAAGCCATCGTTGCGGCTGCGCTTGTTGGTGTCATCCTGATGCAACGTTCTGAAGGCGGTGGTTTGGGAATCGGTGGCGGGAGCCCGGGAGGCCTAATGGGCGCGCGTGGTGCGGCCGATTTCCTTACCCGCTCAACTCGTTGGCTGGCTATCGCTTTTGTTGCCCTATCGATCACGCTCGCTGCTGTTGCAGTTGAAACTGCCGGGGGCGATGAAATCAGCACGACGCTCGACCGGTCGGTCGCTCCTGCGGATCCGCTTTCACCGGCGGCCGATCCGCTGGCTCCGGCGCAGGACGCGCCGGCATCAGACGATCCGCTTTCGGGCGCGACCGAGTAA
- a CDS encoding CTP synthase, which translates to MARYIFITGGVVSSLGKGLMAASLGALLQARGYKVRIRKFDPYLNVDPGTMSPYQHGEVYVTDDGAETDLDLGHYERFTGVSARQADNITSGRVYRDIIAKERRGDYLGATVQVIPHVTDAIKEFALSGQDDHDFILCEIGGTVGDIESLPFMEAIRQLRNELEPQQTVSVHVTLVPYIAAAGELKTKPTQHSVRELASLGIKPDVLLCRAEHEIPEGERKKIAQFCNVRAESVIPALDAPSIYSVPLQYHQEGLDAEVLRAFGITDSAEPDLSAWNDVTDRYFNPEGEVTIGVVGKYVGLPDAYKSLNEALVHGGLANRVKVNIKWIDAEIFEGDDAELAAKLEPLHGILVPGGFGERGSEGKIASVRFARERKVPFFGICLGMQMACIEGARSAGIAAASSTEFGETSEPVVGIIEEWMSEEGLQTREAGGDLGGTMRLGAYDAKLSANSHVSRVYGGAHEISERHRHRYEVNSAYIDPLEKSGLVFSGMSPDGLLPEIVERPDHPWFIGVQFHPELKSKPFDPHPLFAGFVAAALDQSRLV; encoded by the coding sequence ATGGCGCGGTATATTTTCATCACCGGCGGCGTGGTCTCCTCGCTCGGAAAAGGTCTCATGGCAGCAAGCCTCGGTGCTTTGCTGCAAGCTCGCGGCTATAAGGTCCGCATTCGCAAGTTCGACCCCTACCTGAATGTCGATCCAGGGACGATGAGCCCTTATCAGCATGGCGAAGTGTACGTCACAGACGACGGGGCCGAGACTGACCTCGATCTTGGCCACTATGAACGCTTCACCGGAGTTTCCGCGCGCCAGGCGGATAACATCACTTCTGGGCGTGTCTATCGTGACATCATCGCCAAGGAACGTCGGGGCGATTATCTGGGTGCGACGGTTCAGGTGATCCCGCACGTTACCGATGCGATCAAGGAATTCGCGCTTTCTGGCCAGGATGATCATGATTTCATCCTGTGCGAGATTGGCGGAACGGTGGGCGATATCGAATCGCTGCCCTTTATGGAGGCTATCCGCCAGCTGCGAAATGAACTGGAACCACAACAAACTGTTTCAGTTCATGTTACCTTAGTTCCTTACATCGCGGCAGCCGGTGAACTAAAGACGAAGCCGACACAGCACTCGGTGCGCGAACTGGCCAGCCTGGGCATCAAGCCGGATGTCTTGCTGTGTCGTGCGGAGCACGAAATACCAGAAGGGGAACGCAAGAAGATCGCGCAATTCTGTAACGTGCGGGCGGAATCGGTGATTCCGGCGCTTGATGCGCCATCGATTTATTCGGTGCCGTTACAGTATCATCAGGAAGGTCTCGACGCCGAGGTCTTGCGCGCCTTCGGGATCACTGATTCGGCAGAACCAGACTTGTCAGCATGGAACGACGTCACTGATCGTTACTTCAACCCGGAAGGTGAAGTGACAATCGGCGTGGTGGGCAAGTACGTAGGTTTGCCTGACGCGTATAAATCCTTGAATGAAGCCTTGGTGCATGGTGGACTGGCCAATCGCGTAAAGGTCAACATCAAGTGGATTGATGCGGAGATTTTCGAAGGCGATGACGCCGAACTCGCGGCGAAACTTGAGCCGCTGCACGGCATTCTGGTTCCTGGCGGTTTTGGTGAACGGGGAAGCGAGGGCAAAATCGCCAGCGTCAGGTTTGCGCGCGAACGCAAGGTGCCGTTCTTCGGAATCTGTCTCGGCATGCAAATGGCCTGTATCGAAGGCGCTCGCTCAGCAGGAATAGCCGCGGCATCGTCAACAGAGTTCGGTGAGACGAGTGAGCCTGTGGTGGGCATCATTGAAGAGTGGATGAGCGAAGAGGGTTTGCAAACGCGTGAAGCAGGCGGAGATTTGGGCGGCACCATGCGGCTCGGCGCCTATGATGCAAAGCTCTCTGCCAATAGTCATGTTTCCCGTGTCTATGGCGGTGCACATGAGATATCTGAACGTCACCGGCACCGCTACGAAGTGAACAGCGCATATATCGATCCGTTGGAAAAATCGGGCTTGGTATTCTCGGGCATGTCGCCTGATGGCTTGCTGCCTGAGATCGTTGAACGACCAGATCATCCCTGGTTTATCGGGGTACAGTTTCACCCCGAATTAAAGTCGAAACCGTTTGATCCGCATCCATTATTTGCTGGATTCGTTGCTGCGGCCTTGGATCAATCGCGCTTGGTGTGA
- a CDS encoding Hsp20 family protein, with the protein MSRPDFTPYRRSTVGFDHLFDLLENKVRQNTGDNYPPFNIERRGDDEYRITLAVAGFRPDDIDITAQQNLLTVQGRKRDDAPEGQMLHVGIANRGFERRFELADYVRVEGADMADGLLIIDLVREVPEAMKPKKIAVNGQTTLKAVPSPDDNEADAA; encoded by the coding sequence ATGTCACGACCAGATTTTACACCGTATCGCCGTTCAACGGTTGGCTTTGATCACCTGTTCGACTTGCTCGAAAACAAGGTACGCCAGAATACCGGCGACAATTATCCCCCTTTCAATATCGAACGCCGCGGAGACGATGAATATCGCATTACGCTGGCGGTCGCGGGATTTCGCCCTGACGACATCGACATCACCGCGCAACAGAACCTTCTGACTGTACAAGGCCGGAAGCGCGACGATGCCCCTGAAGGCCAAATGCTACACGTCGGCATCGCCAATCGCGGGTTCGAGCGCCGTTTCGAGCTGGCTGACTACGTACGTGTCGAAGGTGCCGACATGGCGGATGGTCTGCTTATCATAGATCTCGTTCGTGAAGTTCCAGAGGCTATGAAACCGAAGAAAATCGCTGTGAACGGCCAAACCACACTGAAAGCAGTGCCTTCGCCAGACGACAACGAAGCTGACGCAGCCTGA
- the grxC gene encoding glutaredoxin 3, with product MPKIDIYTKFACGFCVRAKRLLTEKGAEFNEYDITLGGPKREEMLQRAPGAMTVPQIFIGDVHVGGSDDLAALEREGKLDALLAG from the coding sequence ATGCCGAAGATCGATATCTACACCAAGTTTGCTTGCGGATTTTGCGTTCGTGCAAAGCGCTTGCTGACGGAGAAAGGTGCGGAATTCAACGAATACGACATCACCTTGGGTGGCCCCAAGCGTGAAGAGATGCTCCAACGTGCTCCGGGGGCAATGACCGTACCGCAAATCTTTATCGGTGATGTTCACGTCGGCGGTTCGGATGATCTCGCTGCGCTTGAACGCGAAGGCAAGCTAGACGCGCTCTTGGCCGGATAG
- a CDS encoding carbon-nitrogen hydrolase family protein, giving the protein MTSGIDPEENFAVIEQAAKDAHTHGASMLFTPEMSLLLDRDRKRAAPHIGSQSASPYLKRFASVAVEQTLWMTVGLPVLLPTGRYANRQMLFTPTAGSPVGYDKIHMFDVELSTGETWRESSAYQPGEEVVTAENTPIGRLGLTTCYDMRFPALFEELGRRKCDAITIPAAFTKPTGAAHWHVLLRARAIEASAYVIAAAQVGKHEDGRETYGHSLVVDPWGEVLLDMGGEEPGLGFVDLSMERITEVRSQLPSLANRRPISK; this is encoded by the coding sequence ATGACTTCCGGGATCGATCCCGAAGAAAATTTTGCTGTGATCGAGCAAGCGGCGAAGGATGCTCACACGCACGGGGCGTCGATGCTGTTCACGCCTGAGATGAGCCTGCTTCTTGATCGGGATCGCAAGCGAGCTGCACCACACATAGGCTCGCAATCAGCTTCGCCATATCTCAAGCGCTTTGCTTCAGTTGCGGTTGAGCAAACACTTTGGATGACTGTTGGGCTTCCAGTGCTTCTGCCCACCGGTCGATATGCAAATCGGCAGATGTTGTTCACGCCAACGGCGGGATCCCCGGTCGGTTATGACAAGATCCATATGTTTGATGTTGAGCTATCAACCGGTGAAACCTGGCGCGAAAGTTCCGCTTATCAGCCTGGCGAAGAGGTGGTTACCGCAGAAAATACACCGATCGGTCGGCTAGGCCTGACGACGTGCTATGATATGCGCTTCCCTGCGCTTTTCGAAGAACTGGGCCGGCGCAAATGTGATGCGATTACCATACCGGCGGCCTTTACCAAGCCAACCGGAGCAGCACATTGGCATGTCTTGCTTCGCGCCCGCGCCATCGAAGCTTCGGCATATGTGATCGCCGCCGCGCAAGTTGGAAAACACGAAGACGGGCGCGAAACCTATGGTCATTCGCTTGTGGTCGATCCGTGGGGCGAAGTGCTGCTCGATATGGGCGGCGAGGAACCGGGCCTGGGTTTCGTGGATTTAAGCATGGAACGCATCACTGAAGTCCGTTCTCAATTACCGAGCCTTGCCAATCGCCGCCCAATCTCCAAATAG
- a CDS encoding DUF1178 family protein, which yields MIVYDLICDQSHRFEGWFGSSDDYVEQLERGLLSCPHCGSEAVTKAPMAPAVPAKGNTRSDTVTSRDTSQLSNQPMPPEVQQALNKLAEAQAKALKKSTWVGDKFAETSRRMHYGETDEKPIHGQASLEEAQSLVDEGIAVAPLPFPVAPPDKLN from the coding sequence ATGATTGTTTATGACCTCATCTGTGACCAGAGCCATCGATTCGAAGGCTGGTTTGGCTCGTCGGACGATTATGTCGAACAGCTCGAACGGGGCCTGCTGTCATGCCCGCATTGCGGGAGCGAAGCCGTGACCAAAGCTCCGATGGCGCCGGCGGTCCCGGCCAAAGGCAACACAAGATCTGACACGGTGACATCTCGCGACACCAGCCAACTTTCGAACCAGCCAATGCCGCCAGAAGTTCAGCAGGCGCTGAACAAGCTGGCAGAGGCGCAGGCCAAAGCATTGAAGAAGAGCACGTGGGTGGGTGATAAGTTCGCTGAGACTTCGCGAAGAATGCATTACGGTGAGACGGACGAGAAACCGATCCACGGGCAGGCCAGCCTGGAAGAAGCTCAGAGCCTGGTTGACGAGGGTATTGCCGTTGCACCGCTTCCATTTCCGGTTGCACCACCAGACAAACTTAATTGA
- a CDS encoding MFS transporter, with protein sequence MNQAGYLSRTQEYGLAATTAVVTANAYYIHPIIGEVARDFGVDAGSIGLVPALNQIALAVGIFLLLPLGDRYSNRSLCITFVSLQTIAMLGMAIAAELLLFTLASTLLGFVTIAPYLLPAFASKRVAPERLGQVTALLTAGVIFGILVARVGAGIVAEYYSWRAVFWIAAGLMVAVTLLLPVSMRSETHVEKRPKGSYAELLLSVVKLAQQHREVLLSAAIQALNFAMFTATWLALALHLTSPELGYGVDVVGYLAGIAAVSILSTPRIGRWADRVGARKARVVLAALQLVGTSLLYPFGVSAVAILVPLIIVNLVGPGVDVTGRMTFLSLAPEIRTRLTTIYIVVMFVGGGLGSILGTASYDWGGWAATCAMIVGASLLNTSLAFFAFKRWA encoded by the coding sequence TTGAACCAAGCGGGCTACCTCAGCCGAACACAGGAGTATGGGCTTGCCGCCACCACAGCAGTGGTGACCGCGAACGCTTACTATATCCATCCGATAATCGGCGAAGTCGCGCGTGACTTTGGCGTCGATGCGGGGTCGATTGGGTTAGTTCCAGCCCTGAATCAGATCGCGCTCGCGGTTGGTATCTTCCTGCTGCTGCCATTGGGTGACCGATACTCAAACCGCAGTCTTTGCATCACCTTTGTCAGCCTACAGACGATCGCGATGTTGGGCATGGCTATTGCCGCAGAACTGCTCCTGTTCACGCTTGCATCGACCTTACTCGGCTTTGTGACAATCGCTCCCTACTTGCTTCCCGCGTTTGCATCCAAGCGTGTCGCGCCTGAGAGGTTGGGTCAGGTTACTGCGCTGCTTACCGCCGGCGTTATTTTCGGCATACTTGTTGCGCGCGTCGGCGCAGGAATAGTGGCCGAGTATTATAGTTGGCGTGCCGTGTTCTGGATCGCGGCCGGGCTGATGGTTGCCGTCACGCTGCTCTTGCCGGTCTCCATGCGCAGCGAGACGCACGTCGAGAAGCGTCCAAAAGGCAGCTATGCGGAGTTGTTGCTTTCGGTAGTCAAACTGGCACAACAACACCGCGAAGTCTTGTTGTCCGCTGCTATTCAAGCACTCAATTTTGCCATGTTTACGGCTACATGGCTCGCGCTGGCTCTACACCTTACGAGCCCTGAGCTTGGATACGGTGTCGACGTTGTAGGTTATCTTGCCGGAATTGCCGCAGTCAGTATCCTTTCCACCCCTCGCATCGGCCGCTGGGCTGACAGGGTCGGCGCACGCAAGGCTCGAGTTGTTTTGGCAGCGTTGCAGCTAGTTGGAACCAGTTTGCTCTATCCATTTGGTGTGAGTGCAGTGGCCATCCTCGTCCCTCTGATAATCGTAAATCTCGTCGGTCCGGGTGTTGATGTGACTGGCCGAATGACTTTCCTCTCGCTTGCACCGGAAATTCGCACTCGCCTGACGACGATTTACATCGTTGTCATGTTTGTCGGCGGCGGGCTTGGGAGCATTCTGGGCACCGCATCCTATGACTGGGGTGGATGGGCAGCGACTTGCGCGATGATAGTCGGTGCATCGCTGCTGAATACGTCGCTGGCGTTCTTCGCATTCAAACGCTGGGCATAG
- a CDS encoding haloalkane dehalogenase produces the protein MEIISYDAARFTDIPDYPFAENWLEIDLGDGHRGRMHYLDEGAKDAPPVLLFHGEPSWSFLYRKMIPILVEAGFRCLAPDLIGFGKSDKPDEQGFYTYARHVDWLEQWREAVVPQEAGLFCQDWGGLLGLRMVGNAPERFAFVVASNTFLPTGGTPSPAFLAWREFAKSSPEFKIGELLQRATFTERSAAEVMAYDAPFPDEPSKAGARAFPQLVPVEDGMAGIEENKVAWENLATFDKPFLTLFGADDPVTGGLGDMLASRIKGAEGQPHDILSGCGHFCQEDRPVDLSQGIIEMAKKAGSLD, from the coding sequence ATGGAAATAATCAGTTACGACGCCGCCCGCTTCACCGACATACCGGACTATCCATTCGCTGAAAATTGGCTCGAGATTGATTTGGGTGACGGTCATCGTGGCCGGATGCACTATCTTGATGAGGGCGCGAAGGATGCGCCTCCTGTGCTGCTGTTTCACGGCGAACCAAGCTGGAGCTTTCTATATCGCAAGATGATCCCGATCTTGGTGGAAGCTGGTTTTCGCTGTCTGGCGCCAGACCTGATCGGCTTTGGAAAAAGTGACAAGCCCGACGAGCAAGGCTTCTACACCTATGCGCGCCATGTCGATTGGCTCGAACAATGGCGCGAGGCGGTCGTCCCGCAAGAAGCTGGACTTTTCTGTCAGGATTGGGGCGGGCTGCTTGGCCTACGAATGGTTGGAAACGCACCGGAACGCTTCGCATTCGTGGTGGCTAGCAACACGTTCCTTCCTACGGGCGGCACGCCCTCCCCTGCATTTCTGGCATGGCGCGAATTCGCCAAGAGTTCGCCCGAATTCAAGATTGGAGAATTGCTGCAACGCGCGACCTTCACAGAGCGATCTGCCGCAGAAGTCATGGCCTATGACGCCCCTTTCCCTGACGAGCCAAGCAAAGCTGGCGCTCGCGCATTTCCTCAACTGGTTCCAGTTGAAGATGGCATGGCCGGGATCGAAGAAAACAAAGTTGCTTGGGAAAATCTCGCCACGTTCGACAAACCTTTTCTGACTCTATTCGGAGCAGACGATCCAGTGACTGGAGGGCTTGGAGACATGTTGGCAAGCCGGATTAAAGGTGCGGAAGGGCAGCCTCACGATATTCTGTCCGGATGTGGTCACTTCTGTCAGGAAGACAGGCCAGTTGACCTCTCACAAGGCATAATCGAAATGGCAAAGAAGGCTGGGTCTCTGGATTGA
- a CDS encoding mechanosensitive ion channel family protein: MLSQIDYQVTSMWNSFVSTLPVLVIAIIVLLVTGLVAGSAAKIADKITGKTELRPSLRNLIETLVKLAIWLFGVMLAAIIVFPDLTPGSLFAGLGIGAVAIGFAFQDIFENFLAGVLIMLREKMRIGDVIECEGINGKVEHITLRETHIRAASGELTVVPNSILFKSPVEILTDVEQRCHTVVVGVSYDTDLDQAAEVIRTAVETVDAVDVGKGIDVFACEFNSSSVDFLVRWWAGAAPRAGHESRDKIIRAIKSGLDNAGIEVPFPYVTHTFKEPVPLDK, encoded by the coding sequence ATGCTCTCTCAGATCGATTACCAGGTAACGTCCATGTGGAACAGCTTTGTGTCTACGCTACCGGTCCTGGTCATCGCCATAATAGTTTTGCTTGTTACAGGTCTTGTCGCCGGTTCAGCAGCTAAAATCGCGGACAAGATTACTGGTAAGACAGAGCTACGACCATCGCTGCGCAACCTGATCGAGACATTGGTCAAACTGGCGATCTGGCTGTTTGGCGTGATGTTGGCAGCGATCATCGTGTTCCCCGATTTGACACCCGGCAGCCTGTTTGCCGGGCTTGGCATTGGCGCAGTGGCAATCGGTTTCGCGTTTCAGGATATCTTCGAAAATTTCCTTGCTGGCGTTCTTATCATGCTGCGCGAAAAGATGCGGATCGGTGATGTGATCGAATGCGAAGGCATCAATGGAAAGGTCGAACATATCACCTTGCGCGAGACACATATCCGCGCGGCTTCGGGTGAGCTTACCGTCGTTCCCAACTCAATCCTGTTCAAGAGCCCGGTTGAGATACTGACCGATGTCGAACAACGTTGCCATACAGTTGTGGTCGGGGTGTCCTATGACACCGATCTGGATCAGGCGGCAGAGGTTATCCGAACTGCCGTGGAAACCGTTGACGCTGTCGATGTCGGAAAGGGCATCGATGTGTTCGCTTGCGAGTTCAACTCCAGTTCGGTCGATTTCCTGGTTCGATGGTGGGCCGGTGCAGCTCCGCGTGCCGGGCACGAGAGCCGCGACAAAATCATTCGCGCGATTAAGTCAGGTCTGGATAATGCGGGTATCGAGGTACCATTCCCATATGTCACGCACACGTTCAAAGAGCCCGTTCCTCTCGACAAATAA
- a CDS encoding acyl-CoA dehydrogenase family protein, translated as MQESEELAEIRRAVRALCDEFPGEYWREKDRTRDYPAEFVDALTRSGFLAALIPEEFGGSGLKLDAAAVIMEEIQASGCNGGAAHAQMYIMNTLLRYGSEKQKANYLPKIASGELRLQAFGVSEPTSGTDTLSLKTRAVRDGDEYVVNGQKIWTSRAEHSDLMLLLARTTPRDQVAKRTEGLSIFLVDMREVIGKGMTIKPIRTMMNHSSCEVFFDDMRIPASALIGEEGKGFRYILSGMNAERILIAAECIGDAKWFIEKAKGYASEREVFSRPIGKNQGVQFPIARCYAQMRAAELMVHHAADVYDQGGNPGEEANMAKLLASEASWAAADMCVQTFGGFGFAEEYDVERKFREARLYTVAPISTNLILSYLSEHVLGLPRSY; from the coding sequence ATGCAGGAAAGTGAAGAACTGGCTGAAATCCGTCGTGCGGTACGTGCTTTGTGCGATGAATTCCCTGGCGAATATTGGCGAGAGAAAGATCGCACGCGCGATTATCCGGCCGAATTTGTCGATGCCTTGACAAGGTCCGGTTTTTTGGCGGCTCTAATACCAGAAGAGTTCGGCGGAAGCGGACTTAAGCTTGATGCGGCGGCGGTCATCATGGAGGAAATCCAGGCCAGCGGATGCAATGGTGGTGCGGCGCACGCACAAATGTACATCATGAATACATTGCTGCGTTACGGAAGTGAGAAGCAGAAGGCCAATTATCTTCCGAAGATTGCGAGCGGAGAGCTGCGCCTTCAGGCATTTGGCGTGTCGGAACCGACAAGCGGCACTGATACGCTATCGCTAAAAACCCGCGCCGTCCGTGACGGAGATGAATATGTCGTCAATGGTCAGAAGATATGGACAAGCCGGGCTGAACATTCTGACCTGATGCTGCTTTTGGCGCGGACTACACCGCGGGATCAGGTCGCGAAGCGCACCGAGGGACTTTCGATTTTCCTTGTTGATATGCGCGAAGTCATCGGGAAGGGGATGACGATCAAGCCAATTCGTACGATGATGAATCATTCATCCTGCGAAGTATTCTTTGACGACATGCGTATCCCGGCGAGTGCATTGATCGGCGAGGAAGGGAAGGGCTTCCGCTACATTCTCTCAGGCATGAACGCCGAGCGTATATTGATCGCTGCGGAATGTATTGGTGATGCCAAATGGTTCATTGAGAAAGCCAAAGGCTACGCTAGCGAACGCGAAGTTTTCAGCCGGCCAATTGGTAAGAACCAGGGTGTGCAGTTTCCGATCGCGCGTTGCTACGCCCAAATGCGCGCAGCCGAGTTGATGGTGCACCATGCTGCCGATGTTTATGATCAGGGCGGAAATCCGGGCGAGGAAGCGAATATGGCGAAACTGTTGGCCTCTGAGGCGAGCTGGGCGGCCGCGGATATGTGTGTTCAGACTTTTGGCGGTTTCGGTTTTGCGGAAGAATACGATGTCGAGCGCAAGTTCCGCGAGGCGCGGCTTTACACAGTTGCGCCAATTTCGACCAACCTGATTCTGTCGTATCTGTCTGAGCACGTGCTCGGACTGCCGCGTTCATACTGA
- a CDS encoding FtsB family cell division protein yields the protein MRKPLHEQIRQGVALAALLMFAGFAIVGPTGLLTWNESEELLKQRHAQIAALETRRDMLKNKVDRLSPDGADPDLVGELLRENLNVVHPDEIVITLEEH from the coding sequence ATGCGCAAACCACTACACGAACAGATACGGCAAGGGGTAGCATTGGCAGCTTTGCTTATGTTTGCTGGTTTTGCCATCGTTGGGCCAACCGGTTTGCTTACTTGGAATGAAAGTGAAGAGCTCCTCAAGCAGAGGCATGCACAGATTGCCGCGCTCGAAACACGCAGGGACATGCTCAAGAACAAGGTTGATCGACTAAGCCCAGATGGTGCTGATCCGGATCTGGTCGGCGAGCTTCTCCGCGAAAACCTCAATGTGGTTCATCCGGACGAAATTGTGATCACACTCGAAGAGCACTGA
- the pdhA gene encoding pyruvate dehydrogenase (acetyl-transferring) E1 component subunit alpha, translating into MAKAAKTTKKSSTKSSASDNLDFVLHSLQEAHEKSPKYDASEEELLTFYEQMLLIRRFEEKAGQLYGLGLIGGFCHLYIGQEAVAIGLQSALDNDKDSVITGYRDHGHMLAYGIDPNVIMAELTGRQAGISKGKGGSMHMFSTEHKFYGGHGIVGAQVALGGGLALAHKYNEDGGLCLAYFGDGAANQGQVYETFNMAALWNLPIVFVVENNQYAMGTSTVRSSAETEFHRRGTAFRIPGMDVNGMDVLEVRNAAEIAFKHVREGGGPVLIECNTYRYRGHSMSDPAKYRTREEVQGMRDTRDPIEALKKVLMEKGKTEEELKAIDKAIRARVAESADFAETSPEPEPAELYTDVLVEEY; encoded by the coding sequence TTGGCCAAAGCCGCGAAAACGACGAAGAAGTCGTCCACAAAATCATCTGCATCTGACAATCTCGATTTCGTGCTCCATTCTCTTCAGGAAGCGCATGAGAAGAGCCCGAAATACGACGCCAGCGAAGAAGAACTGCTCACTTTTTACGAGCAGATGCTGCTTATCCGCCGTTTTGAGGAGAAAGCCGGTCAGCTTTACGGGCTAGGGCTGATTGGCGGTTTCTGTCACCTGTATATCGGTCAGGAAGCAGTGGCGATCGGTCTTCAAAGCGCGCTCGATAATGACAAGGATAGCGTGATCACCGGCTATCGCGATCACGGCCACATGCTTGCATATGGCATCGATCCGAATGTCATCATGGCTGAGCTTACCGGACGCCAGGCAGGTATATCGAAGGGTAAGGGCGGCTCGATGCACATGTTCAGCACCGAGCATAAGTTCTACGGCGGTCATGGTATCGTTGGTGCGCAGGTTGCCTTGGGTGGTGGCTTGGCACTGGCTCATAAGTACAATGAAGATGGCGGGTTGTGTCTCGCCTATTTCGGTGACGGGGCTGCGAACCAGGGACAGGTATATGAGACCTTCAACATGGCGGCTCTATGGAACTTGCCGATCGTATTCGTTGTTGAAAACAACCAGTATGCGATGGGTACGAGTACCGTCCGCTCCAGTGCAGAGACCGAATTCCACCGCCGCGGCACAGCATTCCGTATCCCAGGTATGGATGTGAACGGCATGGACGTTCTCGAAGTTCGTAACGCCGCAGAGATCGCGTTCAAGCATGTGCGCGAAGGCGGTGGACCGGTTCTGATCGAATGCAACACCTACCGTTATCGCGGACACTCGATGTCCGACCCTGCCAAGTATCGCACGCGTGAGGAAGTTCAGGGAATGCGGGACACACGGGACCCGATTGAGGCGTTGAAGAAGGTGCTGATGGAGAAAGGCAAGACCGAAGAGGAATTGAAGGCCATCGACAAGGCGATCCGTGCGCGCGTCGCAGAAAGCGCTGACTTCGCCGAGACCTCGCCTGAGCCCGAACCGGCTGAACTCTACACAGATGTTCTGGTGGAGGAGTATTGA